A genomic stretch from Oreochromis niloticus isolate F11D_XX linkage group LG11, O_niloticus_UMD_NMBU, whole genome shotgun sequence includes:
- the LOC109204143 gene encoding collagen alpha-1(XII) chain-like: MLTSDPPHGIPGTKGEAGWKAEMRLRGDSGTPGVDNTRPGPKGDPGSPGTPGDPGPDGYGGDGGLDGNLGRNGRRGPSGEKGSPGERGTRGPPGIPGAAGPQGDGGNSGQPGPKGMPGFPGSQSCRLLGPLYKLHTPATPGVTPAG; encoded by the exons atgttgacctctgaccctccTCACGGTATCCCGGGGACCAAAGGTGAGGCGGGATGGAAAGCAGAGATGAGACTAAGAGGGGATTCG GGCACCCCGGGTGTCGACAACACCAGACCAGGACCCAAAGGAGACCCCGGCAGCCCAGGGACACCA GGTGATCCTGGTCCAGACGGGTACGGGGGTGACGGTGGACTCGATGGAAACCTG GGTCGTAATGGAAGAAGAGGTCCCAGTGGTGAGAAG GGGTCACCTGGTGAGAGAGGAACCCGAGGACCTCCCGGTATCCCAGGTGCTGCTGGGCCACAG GGAGACGGGGGGAACAGCGGCCAACCTGGACCCAAAGGAATGCCTGGTTTTCCAGGATCTCAG agctgccgcCTTTTGGGTCCTCTCTACAAACTCCACACGCCTGCCACACCGGGCGTGACACCTGCAGGGTAA